The following are encoded in a window of Brevibacillus ruminantium genomic DNA:
- a CDS encoding DUF2512 family protein: MSILLKLLANGIVAVPGLIWSGTSLMFALVASVIISLISYMIGDLYLLPRTNNTFASTADFGLSFVLFWLSCAMFAQPFRLSGIFLTAFAIAIVEYFYHNYLQHRGVHHSKHPG; this comes from the coding sequence TTGAGCATCCTGCTTAAGCTCTTAGCCAATGGCATCGTTGCTGTACCGGGACTGATCTGGTCGGGAACGTCGCTGATGTTTGCGCTTGTTGCCAGCGTCATCATCAGTTTGATCTCTTATATGATCGGAGACTTGTACCTGCTTCCCCGCACGAATAACACGTTTGCAAGCACAGCTGATTTCGGACTTAGCTTCGTTCTTTTCTGGCTGTCATGTGCTATGTTTGCGCAGCCCTTCCGTCTGTCCGGCATCTTTTTAACGGCATTTGCGATTGCGATCGTCGAGTATTTCTACCACAATTATCTGCAGCATCGCGGTGTCCATCACAGTAAACACCCGGGCTGA
- a CDS encoding DUF309 domain-containing protein: MYPKPYLEYLILFHAERDYFECHEILEEYWKESPPKQRQAVWVALIQIAVSLYHQRRGNFAGAGKMMRSAIDGVTREKQQIERLGLDHAAMLDTLIQIQAEQEAHKPYHSIRLPIADPELLAACRQLSLARGLSFDRESDLENDYLLHKHTLRDRSEVVAERLRRLDERNQERTRNPASDT; encoded by the coding sequence ATGTATCCGAAACCCTATTTGGAATACCTGATCCTTTTTCACGCGGAGCGGGATTATTTTGAGTGCCATGAAATTTTGGAGGAGTACTGGAAGGAAAGTCCGCCGAAACAACGGCAAGCCGTCTGGGTCGCGTTGATCCAGATTGCCGTCTCTCTCTACCATCAGCGCAGGGGCAATTTTGCCGGTGCCGGAAAAATGATGCGCAGTGCAATCGACGGCGTAACGCGAGAAAAACAGCAGATCGAACGCCTCGGCCTCGATCACGCTGCTATGCTGGATACCCTCATCCAGATCCAGGCCGAGCAAGAGGCACACAAGCCTTACCACAGCATTCGCTTGCCGATTGCTGATCCGGAATTGCTGGCTGCCTGCCGACAGCTATCGCTGGCACGAGGTCTGTCCTTTGATCGGGAAAGCGATCTGGAAAATGACTATCTTTTGCACAAACATACCCTTCGCGACCGCTCGGAAGTCGTCGCTGAACGGCTTCGCAGGCTTGATGAGCGCAATCAAGAACGAACCCGCAACCCTGCTTCCGATACGTAA
- a CDS encoding Rqc2 family fibronectin-binding protein: MAFDGMVTRAVVHELKRFEGARIAKIHQPHNSDIVLQLRSQKETGRLLLSANPTYPRFHLTTEEFTNPLEAPMFCMLLRKHCEGGVIESIEQVDMERIVHLNIRSRDELGDTARRRIVVEIMGKHSNIILLDADTGVILDSAMHVTLALSQYRQVLPGRPYITPPSQEKHNPLQVSQQAFIQLLDWNGGRLDKQLVDTFTGISPLLAKEVLHRAGLPTREALWQAFSEVMQCAARHEYSPVTVMTKEKDYFHVFSLTHLNDAEITDYPTASVCLQSYFEGKAQRDTVKQKVHDLIRIVTNERNKNAKKIEKLEQTLLDAQEAEQFRLFGELITANMHLMKRGDRELVTVNWYDEAGGTVSIPLDPLKTPSENLQAYYKRYNKAKNSLSIVAEQISAAQEELIYLDGLLVQLEHATVLETEEIREELAEQGYVRNRQKRSSKKKKDQRPELDPYLSTHGTLILVGKNNKQNEYLTNKLASPGDTWLHTKDIPGSHVVIRSREFSEQTLIEAAILAAYYSKAQQGSQVPVDYTLIKHVKKPSGSKPGYVIYEQQRTLYVTPDERIIRQLKQNHRQYAMDANSKTT; encoded by the coding sequence ATGGCTTTTGACGGAATGGTAACTCGTGCCGTTGTTCATGAGTTGAAACGATTTGAAGGGGCGCGGATCGCAAAAATCCACCAACCCCATAACAGTGATATTGTCCTTCAATTACGCTCCCAGAAAGAAACCGGAAGGCTGCTTCTCTCGGCAAACCCAACGTATCCACGTTTTCATCTGACGACCGAGGAGTTCACCAACCCGCTGGAGGCCCCCATGTTTTGCATGCTGCTCCGCAAGCATTGCGAAGGCGGCGTGATCGAATCGATCGAACAGGTTGACATGGAAAGGATCGTCCACCTGAATATCCGCTCGCGTGATGAGCTGGGGGATACAGCCCGCCGCCGGATTGTCGTGGAAATCATGGGGAAGCACAGCAATATTATTTTGCTTGACGCTGATACCGGCGTGATTTTGGACAGCGCCATGCATGTGACGCTCGCCCTGAGTCAGTACCGGCAAGTTCTGCCCGGCAGACCCTATATCACTCCCCCCAGTCAGGAAAAACACAACCCGCTGCAGGTGTCGCAGCAGGCATTTATCCAATTGCTGGATTGGAATGGCGGACGCCTGGATAAACAGCTTGTCGACACATTCACGGGAATCAGTCCGCTGCTGGCAAAAGAGGTGCTTCATCGCGCCGGTTTGCCGACCCGCGAAGCCTTGTGGCAGGCTTTTTCCGAAGTCATGCAGTGCGCTGCCCGTCATGAGTACAGCCCCGTAACCGTCATGACCAAGGAGAAAGACTATTTTCACGTCTTTTCCCTGACACATCTGAATGACGCCGAGATTACAGATTATCCCACTGCCAGCGTATGTCTCCAGAGCTATTTTGAAGGAAAGGCTCAGCGCGATACGGTCAAGCAAAAGGTCCACGACCTGATCCGGATTGTTACCAACGAACGAAACAAGAACGCCAAAAAAATCGAAAAGCTGGAACAAACGCTGCTCGATGCCCAGGAAGCGGAACAATTCCGTCTGTTTGGCGAGTTGATCACAGCCAATATGCATCTGATGAAACGCGGGGATCGGGAGCTGGTCACCGTGAATTGGTATGACGAAGCCGGCGGAACCGTAAGCATCCCGCTTGATCCGCTGAAGACCCCTTCGGAAAACCTGCAGGCCTACTACAAACGGTATAACAAGGCCAAAAACAGCTTGAGCATTGTCGCCGAACAAATTTCCGCAGCGCAGGAGGAATTGATTTATCTGGACGGTCTTTTGGTCCAATTGGAGCACGCAACCGTTCTGGAAACCGAGGAAATTCGGGAGGAGCTGGCCGAACAGGGCTATGTCCGCAATCGGCAAAAGCGTTCGAGCAAAAAGAAAAAAGATCAGCGTCCTGAGCTGGACCCCTATTTGTCTACACACGGCACACTGATCCTCGTGGGAAAAAACAACAAACAAAATGAATATCTCACGAACAAGCTCGCCTCTCCCGGCGATACGTGGCTTCACACCAAGGATATCCCCGGTTCTCACGTCGTCATTCGCTCGCGTGAGTTTTCTGAGCAGACATTGATCGAGGCCGCCATACTCGCTGCCTACTACAGCAAGGCCCAGCAGGGCAGCCAAGTCCCGGTTGACTACACCCTGATCAAGCATGTGAAAAAACCAAGCGGCTCCAAACCCGGATATGTCATCTATGAACAGCAGCGGACGCTCTATGTCACGCCTGACGAACGCATCATTCGCCAACTGAAGCAGAATCATCGCCAGTATGCCATGGATGCGAATAGCAAGACTACCTAA
- a CDS encoding RNA 2'-phosphotransferase, whose amino-acid sequence MEQDFERARLRKRLLSALRQNTEPLTLFYDTYGYTAVEPLLSYIRTLKGCSLVTREDLRQVVELDPAQQIEWDGGELIRATFGFLPGPKKAGEEVEPPERLYYATHRKLLGQIAEGGLLPIASDLVQLLLTPPDVSERVRTLVLLEVEARKAWELGIRFFYDGGPYYFSEAIPAAYVSEAGLRVRS is encoded by the coding sequence ATGGAACAGGATTTTGAAAGGGCCAGGCTGCGGAAGAGATTGCTTTCTGCCTTGAGACAAAATACAGAGCCTTTGACGCTGTTTTATGATACCTACGGGTATACGGCAGTTGAGCCGCTCTTATCGTATATTCGAACGCTAAAGGGTTGCAGCCTTGTCACGAGGGAGGATCTCAGGCAGGTCGTAGAGTTGGACCCCGCTCAGCAGATCGAATGGGATGGAGGAGAATTGATTCGGGCCACCTTTGGATTTTTGCCAGGGCCGAAAAAAGCAGGAGAGGAAGTAGAGCCGCCGGAGAGGCTCTACTACGCTACGCATCGGAAGCTGCTCGGACAAATCGCAGAGGGCGGTTTGTTGCCGATTGCCAGCGACCTGGTCCAACTGTTGCTTACGCCTCCTGATGTTTCAGAGCGTGTGCGAACCCTGGTCTTATTGGAGGTAGAAGCGCGGAAAGCATGGGAGCTGGGCATTCGCTTTTTTTATGATGGAGGGCCGTATTATTTTTCAGAAGCGATACCGGCTGCTTACGTATCGGAAGCAGGGTTGCGGGTTCGTTCTTGA
- a CDS encoding YjzC family protein, with translation MGERSRFREGEKSPKNAVYMEIGETGASVQDPMIIELGRGEKFPATRNKNRVWTQK, from the coding sequence TTGGGCGAGCGCAGCCGTTTTCGTGAAGGCGAGAAATCTCCCAAAAACGCCGTCTACATGGAAATTGGAGAGACGGGAGCCAGTGTCCAGGACCCGATGATTATTGAACTGGGCAGAGGCGAAAAATTTCCTGCTACCCGGAACAAGAACAGGGTCTGGACGCAAAAATAG
- the gmk gene encoding guanylate kinase, with protein MSDRGLLLVLSGPSGVGKGTVCKALRECMPDLVYSVSATTRAPRVGEVEGVNYFFTSKEDFRQMIEQDQLLEWAEYVGNYYGTPRKFVEETLDSGRDVILEIEVQGALQVKKKFPQGIFLFLAPPDLAELKNRIVGRGTETEDTIRHRMEMARTEIELMDQYDYVVVNDQIDCACSRIQSIITAEHLKKERQIHKFRKWLKEVE; from the coding sequence ATGAGTGATAGGGGTCTCCTTCTGGTTCTCTCAGGGCCGTCAGGTGTGGGGAAGGGAACCGTCTGCAAAGCGCTTCGCGAGTGCATGCCGGATCTCGTTTATTCTGTCTCTGCCACTACGCGCGCTCCTCGCGTGGGAGAAGTTGAGGGAGTAAACTACTTTTTTACGAGCAAGGAAGATTTTCGCCAGATGATCGAGCAGGATCAACTGCTTGAGTGGGCGGAATATGTGGGAAATTATTACGGGACGCCGCGAAAGTTCGTGGAAGAGACACTGGACAGCGGGCGCGATGTCATTCTCGAGATCGAAGTGCAGGGAGCCCTGCAAGTAAAGAAAAAATTTCCGCAAGGTATCTTTCTTTTCCTGGCTCCTCCTGACTTGGCCGAACTGAAAAATCGGATTGTCGGCCGTGGTACGGAGACGGAGGATACGATCCGCCATCGCATGGAGATGGCTCGGACCGAGATTGAATTGATGGATCAGTACGACTATGTTGTAGTGAATGATCAAATTGATTGTGCCTGCTCACGTATTCAATCGATCATTACAGCCGAACATTTAAAAAAGGAACGGCAAATCCACAAGTTTCGCAAATGGTTGAAGGAGGTTGAATAG
- a CDS encoding CPBP family intramembrane glutamic endopeptidase, translating to MKKKQVLLVLLAYSFAATLSVFYGLVEKRSLFVTFVAFHLLVCLLVPLLHAWWEGELSVQWKKAWKNDGFSGISYGLAVGAMLFIGIITGAWLLLQGQIHAVRIRQAMETWGLTSQLLLPFSLYLVLINSLLEELMWRGFILERLLSTLTRFQAVLLSSFFYSLYHLIIGVVLFGLVWGALITGLVFMTGALWGWMKRWYPSVYATWLSHLLADLGIVVVLYSWVY from the coding sequence ATGAAAAAAAAGCAGGTTTTGCTTGTCTTGCTGGCTTACAGCTTTGCAGCCACATTATCGGTATTTTACGGCTTGGTCGAAAAACGAAGTCTGTTTGTCACGTTCGTCGCATTTCATTTGCTCGTCTGCCTGCTGGTTCCGTTGCTTCACGCCTGGTGGGAAGGGGAACTGTCGGTTCAATGGAAAAAGGCCTGGAAGAACGATGGATTTTCAGGAATTTCTTACGGCTTGGCGGTGGGCGCGATGCTTTTCATCGGGATCATCACGGGCGCTTGGCTTCTGCTGCAGGGGCAGATTCACGCGGTCCGGATCAGGCAAGCAATGGAAACTTGGGGACTGACATCACAACTGCTACTCCCGTTTTCTCTCTACTTGGTGTTGATCAATTCCCTGCTGGAGGAACTGATGTGGCGCGGCTTCATCCTGGAGCGTTTGTTGTCGACGCTTACCCGTTTCCAGGCTGTTTTGTTGAGCAGTTTTTTTTATAGCCTTTATCACCTGATTATCGGCGTTGTCCTGTTTGGATTGGTCTGGGGAGCACTTATCACCGGATTGGTTTTTATGACGGGAGCTTTATGGGGGTGGATGAAGAGATGGTACCCGTCCGTCTATGCGACCTGGCTCAGTCACCTCCTGGCAGATTTGGGGATTGTCGTCGTCTTGTATAGTTGGGTTTACTAA
- a CDS encoding CcdC family protein, with the protein MHILSSSALGMLIPLLMATAVMFLRLKAQKKPISARRIILPPLFMSTGFAMFHFPETATPFVYHLIAFFAGMVLSIPLIVTSRFEFVGQEVYLKRSRAFFLILLGVLVVRTLIKLWVNDSFTVMQTGGLFFVLAYGMILPWRLAMLYMYRQLVKKAART; encoded by the coding sequence ATGCACATCCTGTCATCGAGCGCTCTCGGGATGCTAATCCCGTTACTGATGGCGACTGCCGTTATGTTTTTACGATTGAAGGCGCAGAAAAAGCCTATCTCTGCACGCCGAATTATTTTACCGCCCTTGTTCATGTCTACCGGTTTTGCAATGTTTCATTTTCCGGAAACGGCAACGCCGTTTGTCTACCATTTGATCGCTTTCTTCGCGGGGATGGTCCTCTCCATTCCGCTGATTGTCACCTCCCGCTTTGAATTCGTGGGCCAGGAGGTTTATCTTAAACGCTCGCGAGCGTTTTTTCTGATTCTTTTAGGTGTGTTGGTCGTACGGACCTTGATCAAGCTGTGGGTCAATGATTCTTTTACCGTCATGCAAACAGGTGGTTTGTTCTTTGTCCTGGCATACGGCATGATTCTGCCCTGGCGGCTGGCTATGCTGTATATGTACCGACAGCTTGTTAAAAAAGCAGCGCGGACTTGA
- a CDS encoding MFS transporter, with the protein MLWRNRTFLLLMSGEVIAGAGMWISIIANLQFMQHLIPSDTVKALVLMSGLIVSILLSPKAGVMIDRHDKQRIMLWASLVRCLSPICMLPAIANGSLSWMIVSLIIMQASAAFYFPTVQSSLPAILTPAELLQANSVYLNISTLSRIGGTAVGGILVASMDLSSLYLFSLAAYLMLAFVTRFLRIPAVDVRKQKEKVEFREVFTIIKKDHALSVALLNTGLITLFLGGFNLLVLNFSNIQGSPELMGWIYTVEGTSILLGGLLAKRWIGGRNLIAASTLLLFFFAISQYGMSFAESRLMVLSSFGLFGFTVAFFFPVTTTIFQRRLAENQQGRFFSFKSMLDRAFFLIALGTTGVGLDLLGVSGYMIGIGTLTLFMAALTMYYSKKHKLDVRETDEPAAA; encoded by the coding sequence ATGTTGTGGCGCAATCGTACGTTTCTCCTGCTCATGAGCGGGGAAGTGATTGCCGGTGCGGGGATGTGGATTTCCATCATCGCGAACCTCCAGTTCATGCAGCATCTGATCCCTTCAGATACGGTGAAGGCATTAGTCCTGATGAGCGGTTTGATCGTCAGCATCCTGCTGTCACCCAAGGCCGGAGTGATGATCGACCGTCATGACAAGCAAAGGATTATGCTGTGGGCGAGTCTCGTTCGATGTTTGAGCCCGATTTGCATGCTGCCAGCCATTGCCAACGGCTCCCTGTCGTGGATGATCGTATCGCTGATCATCATGCAGGCGTCTGCTGCTTTTTACTTTCCGACGGTGCAATCGTCTTTGCCTGCCATCCTGACTCCTGCGGAATTGTTGCAGGCCAACAGTGTCTATCTCAACATTTCCACGTTGTCCCGGATTGGCGGAACAGCCGTGGGGGGCATTCTCGTCGCATCGATGGATTTGTCCAGCCTGTACCTGTTCTCGCTTGCGGCCTATTTAATGCTGGCCTTCGTGACCCGATTTTTGCGCATACCGGCGGTTGATGTGCGAAAGCAAAAAGAAAAAGTAGAATTTCGAGAAGTGTTTACGATCATCAAAAAAGATCACGCCCTCTCTGTTGCCTTGCTCAATACGGGTTTGATCACACTCTTTCTGGGCGGCTTCAACCTTCTGGTGCTCAATTTCAGCAACATTCAGGGAAGTCCCGAGCTGATGGGCTGGATCTACACCGTAGAGGGAACCAGCATCCTGCTCGGAGGTTTGCTCGCGAAGCGCTGGATCGGCGGGCGCAATCTAATTGCGGCCTCGACACTCCTGCTTTTCTTTTTCGCCATCTCTCAATACGGGATGTCTTTTGCAGAAAGCCGTCTGATGGTTCTCTCTTCTTTTGGTCTGTTTGGATTTACCGTTGCCTTCTTTTTCCCGGTGACGACAACCATTTTCCAGCGTCGGTTGGCCGAGAACCAGCAAGGCCGCTTTTTCTCGTTTAAAAGTATGCTGGACCGCGCCTTTTTCCTCATCGCTCTAGGGACGACCGGGGTCGGCCTTGATCTCTTGGGTGTGTCAGGCTACATGATCGGAATCGGCACGCTGACCCTGTTCATGGCTGCCCTGACCATGTACTACAGCAAAAAGCACAAGCTGGATGTCAGGGAAACAGACGAACCTGCCGCTGCATGA
- a CDS encoding CaiB/BaiF CoA transferase family protein: MLAGITVVDFSRHLPGPFCTMRLADLGAEVMKVETHPSGDPGRTMGPRVGKTGALFLSTGRNKQSIALNLRTSEGKELAFALASQADVVVESFRPGVMKLLGLDYESISEQHPSTIYCSLTGYGQSGSMQQLGGHDLNFQAVSGLLSAIRDEEGRPVVSEVPIADYACGLYAAEQICAALVKRFRTGQGSYLDISAVDALAPWMGMHALFAGIGEEEREVARFFKGHLAYQIFETADGKYVALAALEEKFWLNFCRAVGREDWEGLHGARKEDFPEVFEELKALFLSRIQAEWNELGSEVDCCLTAVEEMDTWLSSTYVKSRQVAVPLPLGEAVLTWQIHSGQESLMRHESSAAPPPVYGAHTREVLTAKLGLSPAELNRLEKNGVIPIG; the protein is encoded by the coding sequence ATGTTGGCAGGGATAACGGTAGTCGATTTTTCGCGCCATCTTCCCGGACCGTTTTGCACCATGAGATTGGCAGACCTGGGAGCGGAAGTGATGAAAGTGGAAACACATCCCTCCGGGGACCCTGGACGAACGATGGGACCCAGAGTCGGAAAAACAGGCGCCCTGTTTCTGAGCACCGGCAGAAATAAACAAAGTATTGCCCTGAACTTGCGGACCAGTGAAGGAAAAGAGCTGGCATTTGCTTTGGCCAGCCAAGCGGATGTGGTGGTCGAGAGCTTCCGGCCGGGTGTGATGAAACTGCTGGGACTTGATTATGAAAGCATTTCCGAGCAGCACCCCTCGACCATCTATTGCTCCCTGACGGGGTATGGTCAAAGCGGGAGCATGCAGCAGTTGGGTGGCCATGATCTGAATTTTCAGGCAGTAAGCGGACTGCTATCGGCGATTCGCGATGAAGAGGGAAGACCGGTCGTATCCGAGGTGCCGATTGCTGACTATGCGTGCGGTCTGTACGCTGCTGAGCAGATTTGTGCCGCCCTGGTCAAGCGATTTCGAACCGGACAGGGAAGCTATCTCGATATTTCTGCCGTGGATGCGTTGGCCCCCTGGATGGGGATGCATGCACTGTTCGCAGGAATAGGAGAAGAGGAACGAGAAGTGGCCCGTTTTTTTAAAGGGCATCTGGCGTACCAGATTTTTGAGACGGCAGACGGAAAATACGTAGCGCTGGCTGCCCTGGAGGAAAAATTTTGGCTGAATTTCTGCAGGGCTGTTGGCAGAGAGGACTGGGAAGGCTTGCACGGAGCGCGCAAGGAGGATTTCCCCGAAGTATTCGAGGAACTAAAGGCGCTGTTTCTGTCACGGATACAAGCTGAGTGGAATGAACTGGGCAGCGAAGTGGATTGCTGTCTGACCGCCGTAGAAGAAATGGACACCTGGCTCTCAAGTACATACGTGAAAAGTCGACAGGTAGCCGTCCCTTTGCCGCTGGGAGAAGCCGTGTTGACCTGGCAGATCCACTCTGGACAAGAATCGCTTATGCGGCATGAATCGTCAGCAGCCCCGCCACCGGTGTACGGCGCCCATACGCGTGAAGTGTTGACTGCCAAGCTAGGATTGTCACCGGCAGAGTTGAATAGGCTGGAGAAAAACGGTGTCATACCGATTGGATAA
- the remA gene encoding extracellular matrix/biofilm regulator RemA, translated as MAIKLINIGFGNIVNANRIISIVSPESAPIKRIIQEARDRNMLVDATYGRRTRAVIITDSDHVILSAVQPETVAQRLTNKDDESDE; from the coding sequence ATGGCCATCAAGCTTATAAATATTGGTTTTGGCAACATCGTCAATGCCAACCGGATTATTTCAATAGTCAGTCCTGAGTCCGCACCGATCAAGCGGATCATCCAGGAAGCGCGGGATCGCAACATGCTCGTGGATGCTACATACGGTAGAAGAACCAGAGCAGTCATCATTACAGATAGCGACCATGTCATTTTGTCAGCGGTTCAGCCGGAAACGGTTGCACAACGGTTGACAAACAAAGACGACGAATCGGACGAATAG
- a CDS encoding YicC/YloC family endoribonuclease has product MVRSMTGYGRKETLYGTLRLSVEMRSVNHRFSEIIIRLPKAYGILEDPVRKLVAGYIRRGRVDVTISIDEMASTEAEFQVNWDIADEYVKAVREMNERFSLSESLSAKDLLQLPGVMTSKEMDETLPEDFQEPLLAAVGEAAKDLLVMKEREGQKLQEDLMKRLAEISAWTKEIAESAPGVVEEYRTRLQQRVSEWARGVPLDVDEQRLAHEVVLFAERSDISEEVTRLESHCAQFSEQLASDEAVGRKLDFYLQEMNREANTIASKANHLPIQRLAIEIKTELEKMREQVQNIE; this is encoded by the coding sequence ATGGTCCGAAGCATGACAGGGTACGGCCGAAAAGAAACCTTGTATGGTACACTCCGATTGTCTGTGGAAATGCGTTCGGTCAATCATCGCTTCTCCGAGATCATCATTCGGCTGCCCAAGGCCTATGGCATACTGGAAGATCCGGTGCGCAAGCTGGTTGCCGGATACATCCGCCGCGGCCGGGTCGATGTGACGATCTCTATCGATGAAATGGCTTCCACGGAAGCGGAGTTTCAAGTAAACTGGGATATTGCCGATGAGTACGTAAAAGCTGTGCGAGAGATGAACGAGCGTTTTTCTTTGAGCGAGTCGCTCTCTGCCAAAGACTTGCTGCAGCTGCCTGGTGTCATGACCAGCAAGGAGATGGATGAAACTCTTCCGGAAGATTTTCAGGAGCCGTTGCTTGCGGCGGTGGGAGAGGCAGCCAAAGACCTGCTCGTCATGAAAGAAAGGGAAGGGCAAAAGCTGCAAGAGGATCTCATGAAAAGGCTTGCCGAGATCAGCGCCTGGACAAAAGAAATCGCAGAAAGTGCTCCTGGAGTTGTGGAGGAGTATCGGACGCGGCTGCAGCAGCGCGTGAGTGAGTGGGCCAGAGGCGTTCCTCTGGATGTTGACGAGCAGCGACTGGCGCATGAGGTCGTTTTGTTCGCCGAGCGCAGCGATATCAGTGAAGAGGTGACTCGACTGGAGAGTCATTGCGCCCAGTTCTCCGAACAGCTTGCTTCGGATGAAGCAGTCGGGCGAAAACTCGATTTTTACTTGCAGGAGATGAATCGGGAAGCGAATACGATCGCATCCAAGGCGAATCATCTGCCAATCCAGCGGTTAGCGATCGAGATTAAGACAGAATTGGAAAAGATGAGAGAACAGGTACAAAACATCGAGTAG
- a CDS encoding GntR family transcriptional regulator, with amino-acid sequence MLRLSLQKESNVSYHEQLYQQIASAIRSGELPSHAQLPTVRDLAAQLKVNYNTIRSVYLRLQQEGLVDSRQGRGTIVSNVVNDPLLTRNPAHLALLAKETIHKVKAMGYSMDEFTRVLSVVMHEINQFPVLFIRFTELELAEYLRLVQYHLPSAMVEGRTLEEFWEWLEQEGEPVLYAYKAIVTHPSVSARVKQALPREAPPIVSLDFIPDPTTVIPAMEAYPRHTMVGLICATIRGAEGMIHDLHNAGITHLDLRTIEANHPDVFDLIANCDVVYISKPGYMTRPHLLTLPKVKEFQEIPDHHGIQELRKIVTQ; translated from the coding sequence GTGCTTCGCCTGTCTTTGCAGAAAGAATCGAATGTGTCGTACCATGAACAGTTGTACCAGCAAATCGCTTCGGCGATACGAAGCGGTGAATTGCCTTCCCACGCACAACTGCCCACGGTTAGGGATCTGGCTGCACAGCTCAAGGTGAACTATAACACAATCCGCAGCGTCTACTTGCGATTGCAGCAGGAAGGCCTGGTTGATTCCAGACAAGGGAGGGGCACCATCGTCAGCAATGTCGTCAATGACCCTTTGCTGACGCGAAATCCTGCCCATCTGGCTCTCTTGGCCAAGGAGACCATCCACAAAGTTAAGGCAATGGGGTATTCGATGGATGAGTTTACCCGGGTCCTTTCCGTCGTCATGCATGAAATCAATCAGTTTCCCGTGCTGTTCATCCGCTTTACCGAACTGGAGCTGGCTGAATACCTGAGACTGGTCCAGTATCACCTGCCCAGTGCCATGGTGGAGGGGCGAACGCTGGAGGAATTTTGGGAGTGGCTGGAGCAAGAAGGAGAACCCGTATTGTATGCGTACAAGGCCATCGTCACTCATCCTTCGGTCAGCGCGAGGGTGAAGCAAGCTTTGCCGCGTGAAGCGCCCCCGATCGTCAGTCTTGATTTCATTCCTGACCCGACCACGGTAATCCCGGCTATGGAGGCCTATCCACGGCATACCATGGTAGGTCTGATCTGCGCGACGATTCGCGGGGCGGAAGGCATGATCCACGATCTCCACAACGCAGGTATTACCCATCTGGATTTGCGCACCATCGAAGCCAATCATCCCGATGTGTTCGATCTGATTGCCAACTGCGACGTTGTTTATATCTCAAAACCGGGCTATATGACGCGACCTCACCTGTTGACGCTGCCCAAGGTCAAGGAATTCCAGGAAATCCCCGATCATCACGGAATTCAGGAATTGCGCAAGATTGTGACACAGTGA
- a CDS encoding enoyl-CoA hydratase/isomerase family protein, producing MMQQSQAQPLYTELAEDIFTITLNRPRVLNALTLEMFSLLGEAIAEAALEERARVVVLRGAGGHFCSGADLSVLGMLSEEDQAEQALTVVNAFLLQLHQMNKPVIALIEGVAVGAGLNLALHADFVLAAKDAVLQEPFVQIGLTTDFGGTYLLPRLVGLAQAKRLALLGEKISGSQAEAIGLIYKAVDRANLDTEANQLIAALRKLPKQAWATTKEGLHRSLEMDLAQSLAWEKQQQPALIAHPEFQAVIRQRLSKG from the coding sequence ATGATGCAGCAGTCACAAGCTCAGCCGCTCTATACAGAGCTTGCGGAGGATATATTTACCATTACTCTGAATCGGCCACGGGTACTCAATGCGCTGACTTTGGAGATGTTTTCACTGCTGGGAGAGGCGATTGCCGAAGCTGCCTTGGAGGAGCGGGCCCGCGTGGTTGTTTTGCGCGGTGCGGGCGGTCATTTTTGCTCGGGTGCTGATTTGAGCGTACTGGGCATGTTGAGTGAAGAGGATCAGGCGGAACAAGCCCTTACTGTCGTAAATGCGTTTCTTTTGCAGCTTCATCAGATGAACAAGCCGGTCATTGCCCTAATTGAAGGGGTAGCGGTAGGGGCAGGCCTCAATCTGGCGCTCCATGCTGATTTTGTCCTGGCTGCCAAAGATGCGGTGCTGCAGGAGCCATTTGTCCAAATCGGTCTGACTACGGATTTCGGTGGGACGTATCTGCTTCCCCGATTGGTAGGCCTGGCACAAGCGAAGAGGCTGGCATTGCTCGGAGAAAAAATCAGCGGCAGTCAAGCCGAAGCGATAGGGCTGATCTACAAAGCAGTGGACCGTGCAAACTTGGACACGGAGGCAAATCAGTTGATCGCTGCGTTGCGCAAGCTGCCGAAACAAGCATGGGCAACGACAAAAGAGGGTTTGCATCGCAGCCTAGAGATGGATTTGGCGCAGTCGCTGGCGTGGGAAAAACAACAGCAGCCTGCATTGATTGCTCATCCAGAATTTCAGGCTGTCATCCGTCAGCGTCTCAGCAAAGGATAA